CACGTATCGTCTGTGGGAAATCCCGATCGTTCTCGTCCACGCCAAGAACGGTCATTCGTTTCGTGGCGCATGGCAGACCTTCGGTCGAACTCTCCGAACCGAAGGGGCAGAAATTGTTTCCTGCCTAAAATGGGAGACTATACCGCCGTTCATAGCGCTCGTATCACTGTGGCCGCCGGGCCCAGCGCCCAGCTGGTCCGAGGCCGATCACTTGACTAATCAGCTAGCGTTGCAGCAGCGTCCCGCGGTGGTCGACCCCGTACAACTCAATCGCATTGAGGCGGTCCACCGTGGCTTCCTTTTCCAGCATCTGTACGCCGCCCGCAGCCTGCTGCTTGCCCCCGGAACAGACGTCATCTCGGTCGTCGTCGAGAGCGACGAAGATGTCGAGGTAGTGCGCCCGGGCGGTCGCACCTATGTGCAGGTTAAGTGCCGAGGCGCCGTCCTCGGCTTCAGCGAGATCGAAGACGCGCTCGCGAGGTTCGACGCTTACCGCGCTCTCCATGCCCAAGGCGAGCGAACGGGTCGCGCCGCGTTCGTCATCGCCACAAACGCGGCGCTCACGCCGTCCCTTGTGAAGAAGATGTCGAGCGCAGACTGGCCGAAGGACGTGCGGATCGACCACCCAAGTGCGCTCATACCCTCAGACCCAGTCACGCCAGTACCTGCAGCGACCTTGCATGACGCCTTCGTCACCTGCCGCGACCTTGCGGCCTTGCTCCCATTCGCGATGTTGGCGCCGGAGACTCTCGTCTGGAAGTTGGCGGGGGCCGTGATGCTGGCGGCCGCCGGCGCCGTGCCGCGAGTCGACCACGCCTTCCAGATCCATGAACTCGCCGCGCTCTTTGAGCAGCTCGTGATCCAACTGCAGGATCTACCCACACCGCCGCCGCTCTATCGGCCCCAGACAAACGAGCCGCCGCTGGTTACGGACGCGCCAGTGCGGTTGGTCACCGGGTACTCGGGCGCAGGGAAGACTTCGTGGGTGTCCCAGGCTGCGGTACATGCGCCCGGTGTCATCACTTACTTTGACGCTCGGGACACGCCGGGCACGGCCCTCGCCTCTAGTCTCGCCCGCGAGTTCGCTGCCCGCCTGTTCGGTAACGAGCCCGGCGGCCTCGGCCAGGTTCTACTCCCGGGCGCCTCTGGGTTGGAGATCCTGAACATGATCGGCCGACAAGCCTCGGCCCGAAGCCTGGCGGCGACAGTGGTGGTCGACAACGTCCAGAGTCCCCCCGCCGCCGACGTCAGGGCTCTTGTTCAGGCCGCCCCAGGAATTCGGTTCGTACTCCTCGGTCAGCCTGGGACGAACGTGCAGGCCTTATCGGCACTTATCCCAGCTGTACCTGAGCACCTGGGCGGATGGTCACCCGACACAATCGCGGCAGAAATCGCAGCCCGGGGCTGCCGGGCCAACGCTGCCGCATCGCAAGCCCTACTCGACCTTACCGGCGGTCTGCCGCTGTACGTTCAGAACGCTGTTGGGCTTGCGGCGGCGGAGAACGCCGGCTCTATTGCCGACTTCTGCGCCAGCGTAAGTGCCCGCACGCATTCCGTGGAGACCGCGCAGGAGTTGATCCTTACCAGGGTCGTCGAGGGACTGCCGGAGGAGACGCGGCGAGCAGTGGCCGTCCTTAGCCTCGTCGATGTGCCTCTGCTGCGCCCGGAGGTCGTCGATCTCTTGCAGGGCGCGCTGGGTACCGACGACGTGGAAGCTGCCGGACACCTGCGGCGCCTTAGGACCGCGGGGGTAGTCGAGACATACGGCGGCGACAGACTGAAAGTCCACGACGCGGTTCGCTTGCCTGCGGGTGTCCAACTCATCGGACTCGGGCAACAATTCGGCGATGGCGCGCGCAGAAGCCTCCGAGACGTGCTTACGAAGTCACTGGTCGCGCGATGGGACCACCGG
The genomic region above belongs to Bosea vaviloviae and contains:
- a CDS encoding SEC-C metal-binding domain-containing protein — protein: MTNQLALQQRPAVVDPVQLNRIEAVHRGFLFQHLYAARSLLLAPGTDVISVVVESDEDVEVVRPGGRTYVQVKCRGAVLGFSEIEDALARFDAYRALHAQGERTGRAAFVIATNAALTPSLVKKMSSADWPKDVRIDHPSALIPSDPVTPVPAATLHDAFVTCRDLAALLPFAMLAPETLVWKLAGAVMLAAAGAVPRVDHAFQIHELAALFEQLVIQLQDLPTPPPLYRPQTNEPPLVTDAPVRLVTGYSGAGKTSWVSQAAVHAPGVITYFDARDTPGTALASSLAREFAARLFGNEPGGLGQVLLPGASGLEILNMIGRQASARSLAATVVVDNVQSPPAADVRALVQAAPGIRFVLLGQPGTNVQALSALIPAVPEHLGGWSPDTIAAEIAARGCRANAAASQALLDLTGGLPLYVQNAVGLAAAENAGSIADFCASVSARTHSVETAQELILTRVVEGLPEETRRAVAVLSLVDVPLLRPEVVDLLQGALGTDDVEAAGHLRRLRTAGVVETYGGDRLKVHDAVRLPAGVQLIGLGQQFGDGARRSLRDVLTKSLVARWDHRKLALHLRNLAATGDIKTLVQVGTEELFHELGLWAEIKPHLEAAASEATDPEDRFWALDGIVFNDMRVGEDGGTLGNIERMKRLVSEHGLGVRERMAVGMKEMNVLAREGDADGMSRVMASVAAELNPEPSYQRIFRYNAAVALFHVGEAEVAASRSLEIANEYYTLLGLTPKMVMGRNAPELRPLLKYTDSLPDDLKHLADCLDLHAKATDAAGGRAPFARIHALKFYDLARSPESLMRVGQDLADEFIRHNDYTGARQILENSLLPLLHNLRLAAYIIPVRSQHAVILAYCGDFGAAETEMERLAPYEPGLTDQGLQELRGQRRLIADLRQHGAPPQFVPPPGAPTTVEQMRKMLASGQTPTATESGFPPPWRHVRNLRKVGRNDRCPCGSGKKYKKCHGNV